ttttatcaaatcagTAATTTAAACAAATttcacccaaatttttaacgggccttatcttcccgctcgccgcgagtaaaatttttctgacaccaccgttcaactcgaaataactttacgaacacaacgcaactaactatacgcgaaatgtACTTTTTTTAAAAACGTTAAACATTTCGGGCTatttttcaaacatatatatacacacatataataaACAATCCAAACTAACTACATCTTATTGATGATTTCGTCCCCTTTTTTACGCGGTTTTCCTGGCGTTAAAAACGCGTATGCCATTAGGTACATTATCCAAACACACTAtttaattctgtaaatacataacactACGTTAAATATGAGCATGCAACCCGAAAAACCCCGCAACATCGCGTGGGCCCTGTCTTACTAGTTAAAAAATCAAACGAATATATCAAACAATTCGTAAAAACACCCTACCACAAATGAAAGAGGTGTCTGCAGCAATGCACAGCGAACACTTAACCTCGTTTTTACCATTAGTAACAACTACATCATGTCTTCAAATTTAAATTATTCGCCATATATTTTTTTCAGTCTTTAATTATTCGCCATATATGGCATAGTCATTAATGTTAGTATCAAATATTAtcgataattttataaatatataatacaatcTTACAACCATACAGTATAATACATATGTTGACCGTATTTGACACTTTTTTATATGTTTGTTGGGTGATTACTTTGtacattttttgttttttttttccggTTAGGTTGAAAGTTTTAGTTTTCTCCTTTTAGTTTCGTTCGGTTTGTGTGTAGTTTGTATGTAGTTTGTTTGTTTTAGTTTGACTTGGTTGATCTCGATTAGCTATTAGCTTCGTTAGTTTTGTGTTAGTTTGTTCTGGAGTTTCGTCTCCCTTTTTGTATATATGTTTGTGGGCTTTCATCAAGTTGATGAATTTAAGGATGGCATCGGGTCGGGATTGGTCGGGTATAGGCAATACCAACCCCAAACCCGAttaagaaactcactcccaaacccGGTACCATACCCGGCGGGTAACCATTAACTAATTAACCGTCGGGTACCGGATTTCCCACGGATAATCGGGTAACCATTTAATTCAAACCAAATTAAATTAAATGTTTAAGAATTTACAAACTACATTACTAACTGAGATTAAAATGTTAAAGAATCTTGCTGTGCAGCTTGTTCATAGTAGCATTAAAGGATTAATCTCAGTTACATGTCTGTACTTAGATGTAATGTATGCATGTTTTTCTTGTCCATTTTGGTGGGCCTTATGAAGTGGGCTAGTAAGATATAAGCCCAGATTGGTATTTGTTTGTAACtttcaatgtaatatattaataaactaattGGGTCTATGGGTTAGGTATACGGGTCGGGTATATGAGTTTTTATTTAAAACCAAACCTGAACCCGAACCTGCAAAAAAAATAAACCTATACCCATACCCGACCCTAAACCCGTATACCCGAACCAAACCCGAACCAAtaatatcgggtttcgggtttaccCATCGAGTACGGGTATTTTTGGCATCCCTAGATGAATTGTACCTTGTTGTTATTTAATTTGTGTTTTTCGggaaaaaatatttaaaacatttatatagtttatttttaataaataataataaataataaatactacTCATTATTACTTACTTAATATGTAAGAGGACTATAACTTAATAACACAATACAAAAGAATAAGATAAATAAGGTAAATAATTAATTAGAAATTAAGAATTAAttgtgtaataataatattattattcaatattaatataataataattaaataataattaaaaattaatatctaataaataataataattccttACCCCCTTTCGACCCCTCTTCTCCTTCTATTAATACATGTCCCTTCTCTTTGAGACCAAAACCAAATAcaaaaatacacacacaaacacattctACATAGAGTGCTCTCTACGAGAGTATCtccttacacacacacacacacacacacacacacacccacccCCACccacacccccccccccccccccccccccccctacaTTTCACCTTTTACTATGTGTAACCTCACCACTACCACCACCGATCACCACCATCCTcctccaccaccaccgccaccacaACCTCATATTTACCTTAATCTTCATTCATTACCCTTAACCACCAAATCCCATTTTCACAACCCAAAAGGCAACAAGAACAATACTATAAGTGTCCTCGTCCCAACTACTAGTGAATTAATAAACGAAACCAAAGCTTTATTTAAACTTTCATCCCCAATCGCTTTAACTGCTTTAATCCTATACACGCGGTCCATAATCTCTATGCTGTTTTTAGGCAAACTTGGTGAAACCGAGTTAGCAGCCGGTTCATTGGCTATAGCTTTTGCTAACATTACCGGTTACTCGGTTTTATCCGGTTTAGCTTTGGGGATGGAGCCCTTGTGTTCACAAGCCTTTGGTGCTCGTAGAAGTAACGTTTTATCGGTGACGTTACATCGAACGGTTATTTTTCTTCTTGTGATTTGTTTACCAATTGCATTTCTGTGGTTGAATACGACACAGATTTTGATTTATTTACATCAGGACCAGAATATCGCACGTGTGGCTCGTACCTATCTTCTTTTtactttacccgatttactatccAATTCCTTTATTCACCCGACCCGCATTTATCTTCGGGCTCAAGGGATTACTTTTCCTTTAGCCTTAGCTTCCTTCATTGGCACGTTGTTGCAATTACCTTTGAATTACTTTCTTGTTTTTCGGTTCCGGTTTGGTGTCTCGGGTGTTGCGGCTGCCTCATCTGTTTCCAATTTTGTTGTCTTGGTGGTGCTTGTTTTTTATGTGTGGTGGACAGGCTTACATCTTCCAACATGGACTAACCCGACCCGTGAGTGTTTAACTGGGTGGGGACCGTTGGTCCGGTTGGCTGCACCAAGTTGTGTATCTGTATGCCTCGAGTGGTGGTGGTATGAGATCATGATCGTGCTATGCGGCCTTTTGGTTGACCCGAATGCGACGGTTGCATCAATGGGCATTTTAATCCAAACTACGGCTTTGTTATACGTTTTTCCATCTTCACTTAGTTTTGCGGTGTCTACTCGGGTTGGAAATGAACTCGGGGCAAATCGACCCGATAAGGCGCGCGTGTCTGCAATGGTGTCAGTATTTTTTGCAGGATTAATGGGGATATTGGCTATGTTGTTTGCAACCTCAATGAGAGAAAATTGGGGTCGAATGTTTACAAATGACTTGGATATTTTACGATTGACATCAGCGGCCCTACCGATAATCGGGCTGTGTGAGCTGGGGAACTGTCCCCAGACCGTTGGATGTGGGGTTGTTCGGGGGACGGCCCGACCAAAAACTGCAGCCAACGTGAATCTAGGTGCATTTTATCTTGTAGGAATGCCAATTGCGGTGCTTCTTGGGTTTGGGCTTGGAGTTGGGTTTATAGGGCTATGGCTTGGGTTACTTTCGGCCCAGGTATGTTGTGCTGGGCTGATGTTATATGTGGTAGGGACCACGGATTGGGAGCATCAAGCAAAGAAAGCAGAGGTGTTAACATGCAACGAAGGTGTAGCATCTATAAATCGTGACATTGAAAAACAACCGCTGATTTGCGTACAGATGACGTCTTCATGATAACAGTTTGACAAAAATAATAGTCCAAGGTGACAATTAAACGGATACAGAGAACCTCATTTTgggatttataattattattactgccAATGCCAATCCTTTTAGAATGTTTGGAAGGGGAGGGTTTTTATTGAGTTGGAACGTGTATTATTACTTAATTTTTTTGGGGTGAGAGATCGATACATATAAACTAGATAATTATACATTAATGGGACTTTTTGTTATAttgtttttaaaatttttaccttttttttttcttGCTTTTAACCACCTTATTTTTACAAGGCTTGTATAAAAATCTGGAGCATCTATTTTTCTAAGTAGCATTTTCTTTATTTTCTCTGTTAGTATTTACTATTGTCATGTATGTAGTTTTTTGGTCTCATATATACATTCTAAGTTGCTTATATTAATTACTTCAAGCACGTACGTTATATATAATATAGATCGAGATGCTGATTGGTGTCTTTACACGAATATGTATATTATATTGCAACAGAATCAATAATCGATTACATTAGTTGTAATCTCACATCTTATTTCTGAAAAAACATCAAGATGAGTCGTTTTCTGAAAGATAAGATGAATATTGAGCACATTTAGTTCTATATTTGCACGTTTGTTCATTTTAGCAAATGTAAATGACATTTAACTGATTTTGAGTTGTTTCCCATCAATTAAAAGTTGGACAACTATTTTGTTATAAGATACTAAAAGATGGTGAAACAATAACAAAGTGTCAAACATAACTAGATAAAATCCAATGATGTTATGTGAAATGCTTTTGGTATTTGCTTAGTAAAATGATATGCTAAGTAAAAACTTGTTACATCAAGAAATTTTGtacaaaacagaaaatagaaaggtGCACGTGACAAGTGAGGGTAGAAAGATGCATGGCATGTGCAAGTGCAAGTCTTGAAAAGAAAATAAAACGAAAAAGATGCAGATATGGATACATGACAAGGGAGTTAAAGTTAACAAGTACATAGTTGTGACAATCAATTTACTGACATGGTATACACAAATAGTAAAAAAAACAAATATTTATTTAGTATAAAAAGATAGCAAAAATGGTAATGGCAAGTTATGGTAAAAGAATCATGTTGGTGTTTGATTTCCCTCCTCATGATAAGGATAGAAAAACATATGTTGCAAAACAAATGGTGACAAAAGGGTCCCATTTCCATCTACAAACAGTCTGTCATTCAAACCGAAATAGTAGAATCAGATGGGCGGAAATTCAAACAAAATAGCTACTTGTCTGTTTTTCAAGTGGCATTCATTTTCTTACAAAATTATATACTACTTCCCtctaaaaaattaaattaattgttCACAAATAAAATCACACAATTTTAGAAATAGTTTGTCACATGTATTTTTTATTTACTTTCAAGTTCTACACCTTACGTTTTATTCTCATTTTAATTTTACATTCATAAAGTAAAGACATTAACAGTAGTGGAACTTAAACCCGATATGAGATGAGGCAAAACTAGTAAAAGGGATAAATACTAAAAAAACTTTATTTTataataaatttcttttagtgtaaTTTCCTTTTTTTTTATCGAGCTGACACCTTCAGTGTTTCCATTATGTTTCGCCCCTAAATGTAAAGAAATTTGTTATATTGGCATGTTCAAATGAGAATCATAAAAAGGGTGACAACTACGAAAACCTTTTAATTTTATAGTTTTTACGTATTTAAATGCCACAAATTatatgcaaatgttaattaatgctcatAACATTAACAAACACATGTCCATTACCACAAATCGCATGTTGAATTGTTAATTATATGTAATGTCCACATGTCCACAAAAAAAATATGCAGATGTGAACGacaaactatatatttaattatatagtaaAACATAAGTTTTTTTAAACTATTTTCTGTTGATTTTTACTCGTCATCAATATTTATAGTTGATTCAATCTACTaacatgtgaaaatctttataaattatatatatatatatatatatatatatatatatatgtgtgtgtgtgtgtgtgtgtgtgtgtgtgtgtgtgtgtgtcagtgtgtgtgtgtgtgtgtgtgtatatatatatatatgtatatgtatatgtatatgtatatgtatatgtatatgtatatgtatatgtatatgtatatgtatatatgacgTGAGGAatgtaaaagaaaaaatataagaGGAAAACAGCGTAACATCATTTATTACTAGCGTTCACACATCTAACTAACATTAATCACACATATGATAAATGTTATGAGTAATTATCATCATCACACTACTTTTTTCCCTTCCTATTTTTCTGTTTGTCTCTAGATCACGGGGCGCGCGCGCACACATACACATATGGATTGGTTCAAATAAAAAGGCTCTTATCCTAAGGAAGGTAAAAAAGTCTACTTTTTTGAACGGCGATTAGGAGTTACTGACGGAAGGCTATTGGGGATGTCGAAACTCACTCATCCGATCATTTTCTTGGTCGAACTATTACAGTCCTTCCGCCCTCAGCAGGAAACCCTCACGTCGAATCCATACGTGAATCTCGTGTGGTAAAATCCCCTCGGGTGAGGTTCGAACGCAAAAAGTCCGCAACCTCCGAGGCTCATGAATTGACATATAACAACAATGAAAATTTTGCAGCGAAGTGGATTCGATGTGAAGGGTGCAAAGCAAAGTCTCGCATCGAGCAtgagacaaaacaaatgtatgtatataagtctaaggggaattCCCTCTATCACCAGTTGGTTTTAGAAGATGATGGACTATtgagcttatattgcaggacatgttGTTTGGGCTATGTGAACTGGTACAAGAGCTTAGGCTCGGTTTTACGGGCATGATAAcgaattggaaacaagaagaaaaaaaatgaagttGCTGATGTTGGTGGGATCGCGACCGCGAGACCTAAGGTCACGATCGCAAGATGTGCTTCTGCCAGaatttttagattttttttttaaatgacggGCTAAATTTGTTTTGCAACATGTATCGATACCATGTGACTTAGTTAGTGGCGATGAACCCATGGATATGTCTATGTATCTGGGAGAGTTGATCACATCGGGATTTAGGTAACGGTTCTTAAAAGTTATTTTGTAATCGGGACGCTGATTGCATCATGATGGTGATTTATTCACGAAGGGTTACATTGTCAAAGGTCGGGTCGATGGTTTCGTTGCGGAGATATTTTTCGGGACATCCGGGTAACGGATCTGAGTTCTCGTTCTTCGCAATTTCGTGCTAAAGAATGATTGAACTCTCAAATTCGGAGTTCCAGGATCTGCTGTAGAAGAAAATTCATAGCGGATTTGTTAACCGTTGGATCGTCTAAGTCATATCCAAAATTCGTAGAGATCGGACGGTTCAATTTGGAGTTATATTTGTCGAAATTGGCAGCCGACATGAAAAACCCTTTTGGGGTTAGTTTGCGCGCATGTGCGAGAAAATTAATTGTGGATTCATCTACCATTGGATCGATTTGATTTTGGGTTGGGGATACTATACACACAAATACATATGTGGTGAAAAATTGAGGCTGATCGGACCGTTGGATATTCAGATATAAATTTTCGAATTTGGGCAGTTTCAGGGTTGAActttttagggtttgatgacgtaGTGCGAGACGATTTTGTCTCATGAAACTTCAAGAGATCCAATTGTGTTTTCATAGatgttggtttgttacgggtgctCAGTAGGGCTTTGaatacttgttttactctccgatgACAAAGTAATTTTTGACTAACCGGTGATACAGACCGAGTTTTTTTCTCAAAGCCGTGGTTtaattcttactcgtacagtggaaGCGTGCTTGGTAGAGAAGATGGGGTTTTTGAAAGTCGTAGCGCTATGGGGAGGTTAGTGTACCAACGAGAAAGCAAAAAGTTGAAAAGGTTGTAGACTTCAAGGTGGTGATGGTCATCTCGCTGGGATATCTTGAAGAATAATCTACAAAGGCGTTTGTTGGGGTTTTCTTTTTGTTGGTAAAGGAAATCATAGATAAACGAGTATAATATGTACGAGTGTACGTTGACACGTTGGTTCAGGATTAGACGTGTCTAGATCGTTGGGTGAGGTGTTGTTATCTCATGAAAGAATCCTATAAATTGAAGAGTCGCATACTTCAATTCGttctagtgtaagaagatgatattctattaAAATGGTAGCGAAAGAAACCGAGATGGCTCAAGCTAATAACAAAGAGATTGGAATATCGCTCAGCGGTGTTTTTGGTGTAGAAAGACTTCATTTGCTCACATGTTAATGAGTGAAatgcggcgtgattcgggtgtctcTTCTGGCGttatcaaaaggagttggtaattGGCTAGTCTAGAGTTATTGTGACACCGCCATTTTTTTACATTGCGGAAGCATTACAATTAAATAAATAGTTTTATTAAAACAAACTAAATATTTACGTGCCCAATGTAACTTGAAATTAGTTGTTAAATTAATATCACCGGTGCCACTTAACAATAAATCAAAGTACGAACTTAATGAGAAAAGATGTATTCAATTTAACATTTACAAAatgacatagttcaaaagtaaATGTTATCATAGCTAACTCGGGTCACAAAGTTTTAAAACAAAGTAAGAAAACATATGAGTTAAGtcttgtcaaacataacatcatcacatCCATCTTCTCCTAAAAGCATCAtacacaaaagctaacaacctgcagagaGGAGATGGAggagaattagcacgaagctaagtgagtgcaactaactacaaacAATAGTAAATCACAACAGTTACACTAATCATGTCAACTAACACATACATCACCCAAGTGCAGTCTACAAATACATCGCCGGTCCGGCCGAACACTTTACCGCCAGTTGATCAGACCGAGGGCTTACCGAAAGTTCCTCGCGCACCCAAGAGTGCCTAAAATCATCCATATGCGACGAACGCATCATTCAAACATATACAAACATGGACACTGGCTACCTCATGAGGAactcaacccgcaggttgatctctcctatttaACTcctaatagggacgcactgggctcgaAGCACACATGGCATCACATAACAAGAGGTTATCACATAGCCAATATCAACTTAACAATAAATAGCATGTTAAACATAACAATAAAGGAAATCATAGAATAACATGCTAATCAGTACTACTGGTCTCCAGATAGtctcactcaccaattaccagacaAAGAAGGATCTCAGAGGTCTAATATTTCAGagccttctctttatctttatcaaCTGAACAAGATAACACAAGTCAGTCACTTCATTCCAATATTAGTGCTAATACTACTGAAATGTTAACGACACGGTCTAGTTCTAAAGACCCATAACAAAGCCACATACTTCTTCAATGGTAGGGTTTTACACGTACCCACGTATGGTATGCATAAAACACTTCTTCTAAAAGCACAATCCTAACAGTTAAGGCATTCACAATTAAAATTCGATACACAGACAACATAACGACTAGGTATCAACACTTAAATAAATTCAACTTCCAAAGaccctcggtcgactgtcagagacagtcgacagagtgtctagtcactcggtcgatggtcactTGCAAACACCCTCGGtcgatggtctacacactcggtcgatggtcaagaTTGTCAGTTGAGTGTCAAGAGACACTaggccgaccgtgttcatctgcagatGAAGATgaactctgtagtgacccgaacttttccatgtttatatatattaattgagattgatatttacatgattaaatgtttccaacatgttaagcaatcaaacttgttaagacttgattaattgaaacaggtttcatatagacaattgaccacccaagttgaccggtgattcacgaacgttaaaacttgtaaaaactatatgatgacatatatatggatatatatataattaacatgatactatgataagtaaacatatcattaagtatattaacaatgaactacatatgtaaaaacaagactactaacttaatgatttttaaacgagacatatatgtaacgattatcgttgtaaagacatttaatgtatatatatatcatattaagagatattcatacatgataatatcatgataatataataatttaaaatctcatttgatattataaacattgggttaacaacatttaacaagatcgttaacctaaaggtttcaaaacaacacttacatgtaacgactaacgatgacttaacgactcagttaaaatgtatatacatgtagtgttttaatatgtatttatacacttttgaaagacttcaatacacttatcaaaatacttctacttaacaaaaatgcttacaattacatcctcgttcagtttcatcaacaattctactcgtatgcac
This genomic window from Rutidosis leptorrhynchoides isolate AG116_Rl617_1_P2 chromosome 2, CSIRO_AGI_Rlap_v1, whole genome shotgun sequence contains:
- the LOC139894348 gene encoding protein DETOXIFICATION 51-like — encoded protein: MCNLTTTTTDHHHPPPPPPPPQPHIYLNLHSLPLTTKSHFHNPKGNKNNTISVLVPTTSELINETKALFKLSSPIALTALILYTRSIISMLFLGKLGETELAAGSLAIAFANITGYSVLSGLALGMEPLCSQAFGARRSNVLSVTLHRTVIFLLVICLPIAFLWLNTTQILIYLHQDQNIARVARTYLLFTLPDLLSNSFIHPTRIYLRAQGITFPLALASFIGTLLQLPLNYFLVFRFRFGVSGVAAASSVSNFVVLVVLVFYVWWTGLHLPTWTNPTRECLTGWGPLVRLAAPSCVSVCLEWWWYEIMIVLCGLLVDPNATVASMGILIQTTALLYVFPSSLSFAVSTRVGNELGANRPDKARVSAMVSVFFAGLMGILAMLFATSMRENWGRMFTNDLDILRLTSAALPIIGLCELGNCPQTVGCGVVRGTARPKTAANVNLGAFYLVGMPIAVLLGFGLGVGFIGLWLGLLSAQVCCAGLMLYVVGTTDWEHQAKKAEVLTCNEGVASINRDIEKQPLICVQMTSS